A genomic window from Lotus japonicus ecotype B-129 chromosome 1, LjGifu_v1.2 includes:
- the LOC130731236 gene encoding uncharacterized protein LOC130731236 isoform X1, with translation MAATRITIANKIHHRLSQYSNSRSIFSTPQLQNSWVDKVKTVFTGQKTTTTTENPSSTTDSFTLLHFADEMKKARKIGAFKDYVVGRSSEVTFTTAFEKNEAIIRFLGVLDPTGEKLQSAQKQAAAKHCNCTIIDVENALAKFTWAKEAQKKIEKLKEEGKPMPTSIAEVQKLVGSSPLDHARSNLAQSGQISRNAPCPCGSKKRYKRCCAKD, from the exons ATGGCTGCAACTCGCATCACAATCGCAAACAAGATTCATCATCGTCTTTCCCAGTACTCCAACTCCAGGTCCATCTTCTCCACTCCGCAGTTGCAGAATTCATGGGTCGACAAGGTCAAAACCGTCTTCACCGGCCaaaaaaccaccaccaccactgaaaaCCCCTCCTCCACCACCGACTCATTCACCCTCCTCC ATTTCGCCGATGAAATGAAGAAGGCACGGAAAATCGGAGCATTCAAGGATTACGTGGTTGGGAGAAGCAGCGAAGTCACTTTCACTACCGCATTCGAGAAAAACGAAGCCATTATTCGATTTCTCGGTGTTTTGGATCCTactggagag AAGCTCCAGAGTGCTCAGAAACAAGCGGCCGCGAAGCATTGTAACTGCACCATTATTGATGTGGAGAATGCGCTTGCCAAGTTTACTTGGGCTAAAGAGGCGCAGAAGAAGATTGAGAAGttgaaagaagaaggaaaacccATGCCAACAAGCATTGCTGAG GTCCAAAAGCTGGTTGGTTCAAGTCCATTGGATCATGCAAGGTCTAATTTGGCTCAAAGTGGACAAATTAGCAGGAATGCACCATGTCCATGTGGTTCAAAAAAGAGATATAAAAG ATGCTGTGCAAAGGATTGA
- the LOC130731237 gene encoding uncharacterized protein LOC130731237 — protein MAKVDLSRVTLRPFKLTDVDDFLLWAGDDQVTRNLRWKTCGSREEAFLFIRDVCIPHPWRRSICVDDRSIGFVSVYQWPGDERCKADIGYAIASNYWGQGIATQALKIVVPQVFMDFPNLLRLQAFTDVENKASQRVLEKAGFLREGVLRKYTYIKGDIKDLVVFSFLSTDEFPSVD, from the coding sequence ATGGCAAAGGTGGATCTGTCCAGGGTTACTCTCCGGCCATTTAAGCTAACTGATGTTGATGATTTTTTGTTATGGGCAGGGGATGATCAAGTGACTAGAAATCTACGGTGGAAGACTTGTGGTTCCAGGGAAGAAGCTTTCTTGTTCATCAGAGATGTGTGCATCCCTCACCCTTGGCGCCGGTCAATCTGCGTGGATGATCGTTCTATCGGCTTTGTTTCAGTGTACCAGTGGCCTGGTGATGAGAGGTGCAAGGCAGACATAGGATATGCCATAGCTAGCAACTACTGGGGACAAGGGATAGCCACTCAAGCACTCAAAATTGTTGTGCCTCAAGTCTTTATGGATTTTCCCAATTTGCTGAGGTTGCAGGCTTTTACTGATGTAGAGAACAAGGCTTCTCAGAGGGTCTTGGAGAAAGCTGGGTTTCTTAGGGAGGGTGTTCTCAGAAAATATACTTATATCAAGGGAGATATTAAGGATTTGGTTGTGTTTAGCTTTTTGTCCACGGATGAATTTCCTtctgttgattga
- the LOC130731236 gene encoding uncharacterized protein LOC130731236 isoform X2, producing the protein MAATRITIANKIHHRLSQYSNSRSIFSTPQLQNSWVDKVKTVFTGQKTTTTTENPSSTTDSFTLLHFADEMKKARKIGAFKDYVVGRSSEVTFTTAFEKNEAIIRFLGVLDPTGEKLQSAQKQAAAKHCNCTIIDVENALAKFTWAKEAQKKIEKLKEEGKPMPTSIAEVQKLVGSSPLDHARSNLAQSGQISRNAPCPCGSKKRYKR; encoded by the exons ATGGCTGCAACTCGCATCACAATCGCAAACAAGATTCATCATCGTCTTTCCCAGTACTCCAACTCCAGGTCCATCTTCTCCACTCCGCAGTTGCAGAATTCATGGGTCGACAAGGTCAAAACCGTCTTCACCGGCCaaaaaaccaccaccaccactgaaaaCCCCTCCTCCACCACCGACTCATTCACCCTCCTCC ATTTCGCCGATGAAATGAAGAAGGCACGGAAAATCGGAGCATTCAAGGATTACGTGGTTGGGAGAAGCAGCGAAGTCACTTTCACTACCGCATTCGAGAAAAACGAAGCCATTATTCGATTTCTCGGTGTTTTGGATCCTactggagag AAGCTCCAGAGTGCTCAGAAACAAGCGGCCGCGAAGCATTGTAACTGCACCATTATTGATGTGGAGAATGCGCTTGCCAAGTTTACTTGGGCTAAAGAGGCGCAGAAGAAGATTGAGAAGttgaaagaagaaggaaaacccATGCCAACAAGCATTGCTGAG GTCCAAAAGCTGGTTGGTTCAAGTCCATTGGATCATGCAAGGTCTAATTTGGCTCAAAGTGGACAAATTAGCAGGAATGCACCATGTCCATGTGGTTCAAAAAAGAGATATAAAAG ATGA